Proteins encoded within one genomic window of Candidatus Hepatoplasma crinochetorum Av:
- a CDS encoding ribose-phosphate diphosphokinase: MQNSKINNSIIFGLSTLKKIAEEVSVKTKIKLGDSEIKHFKDGEIYFELETSVRNKRTFIIQSTSNPVNENLMELLIFIDTLRRSSAKEINLIIPYYGYARQDRKNNGRQPITAALVARLLEEAGASRVICFDLHSPQIQGFFRIPVDDLRAYGLLAREIKKEKIENLIIISPDHGGVSRARSLAKILDSEIAIIDKRRIKANEAIVGNLIGNVKGKNCVIVDDIIDTGGTIIEGIKILKKNGANNIYVAATHSLFSRSKDEDYDIVWKKIKEAGAKMIITTNSINNHSKDKFLKIINLATPIADVILKHINDQSIIDHFIKKYNTVI; the protein is encoded by the coding sequence ATGCAAAATTCAAAAATAAATAATTCAATCATTTTTGGATTATCAACATTAAAAAAAATAGCAGAAGAAGTATCGGTAAAGACAAAAATAAAACTAGGAGATTCTGAAATTAAACATTTTAAGGATGGTGAAATTTATTTCGAATTAGAGACATCTGTACGAAATAAAAGAACATTTATTATTCAATCAACTTCGAATCCTGTAAATGAAAATTTAATGGAATTATTAATTTTTATTGATACATTAAGAAGATCATCAGCAAAAGAAATAAACTTAATTATTCCTTATTATGGTTACGCTAGACAAGATCGAAAAAATAATGGAAGACAACCAATTACTGCAGCACTTGTTGCTAGACTTTTAGAAGAGGCTGGTGCTAGCAGAGTTATTTGCTTTGATTTACATTCTCCACAAATTCAAGGTTTTTTTAGAATTCCTGTTGATGATTTAAGAGCTTATGGACTTTTAGCAAGGGAAATAAAAAAAGAAAAAATAGAAAATTTAATTATTATTTCTCCTGATCATGGGGGAGTTTCTCGAGCAAGAAGTCTTGCTAAAATTCTTGATTCTGAAATAGCAATTATAGATAAAAGAAGAATAAAAGCAAATGAAGCTATTGTTGGTAATTTAATAGGAAATGTAAAAGGTAAAAATTGTGTAATTGTAGATGATATTATAGATACTGGAGGAACAATTATAGAAGGTATTAAAATTCTTAAAAAAAACGGAGCAAATAATATTTATGTTGCTGCTACACATAGTTTATTTTCTAGATCAAAAGATGAAGATTATGATATTGTTTGAAAAAAAATAAAAGAAGCAGGAGCAAAAATGATTATTACAACAAATTCAATAAATAATCATTCAAAAGATAAATTTTTAAAAATAATAAATCTTGCAACTCCAATTGCAGATGTTATTTTAAAACATATTAATGATCAATCAATTATTGATCATTTTATTAAGAAATATAATACTGTTATTTAA
- the tilS gene encoding tRNA lysidine(34) synthetase TilS: MVKNIKNKNIIVAVSGGPDSIFLLSKLVKKKYKIIVAHVNYHFRKESNQEEELVKKICNENSFIFERLSVDKKIEKIYSKINNNQEAYARLIRYDFFKEIAKKYQTNYLFLGHHKDDFLETAIMQEKRSNKYLFYGINKKNYYQNLILIRPFINKYWKEEIIEKLNKAKIDYKIDKSNFSDKYLRNQIRKKLFLLNLKEKEKMLDYYKKINSANERKRKKIDKIFKNWRIKDYDVDFFNNQKDLLKENLIYKYLSTQFIDENISINNNKIKAIILFIKNKRGNKNYRLKENLFLKIKNQKLIFLKDNFKINN, from the coding sequence ATGGTAAAAAATATCAAAAATAAAAATATTATTGTTGCTGTTTCGGGAGGACCTGATTCAATTTTTTTGTTATCTAAATTAGTAAAAAAAAAATACAAAATAATTGTAGCTCATGTTAATTATCATTTTCGCAAAGAATCAAATCAAGAAGAAGAATTAGTAAAAAAGATTTGTAATGAGAATTCATTTATTTTTGAAAGATTATCTGTTGATAAAAAAATTGAAAAAATTTATTCAAAAATTAATAATAATCAAGAAGCTTATGCAAGATTAATTAGATATGATTTTTTTAAAGAAATTGCTAAAAAATACCAAACTAATTATTTATTTTTAGGACATCATAAAGATGATTTTTTGGAGACAGCAATAATGCAAGAAAAAAGATCAAATAAATATCTCTTTTATGGAATTAATAAAAAAAATTATTATCAAAACCTAATTTTAATTAGACCGTTTATTAATAAATATTGAAAAGAAGAAATTATTGAGAAATTAAACAAAGCAAAAATTGATTATAAAATTGATAAATCAAATTTTAGTGATAAATATTTAAGAAATCAGATTAGAAAAAAATTATTTTTATTAAATTTAAAAGAAAAAGAAAAAATGCTTGATTATTATAAAAAAATAAATTCAGCAAATGAAAGAAAAAGAAAAAAAATTGATAAGATTTTTAAAAATTGAAGAATTAAAGATTATGACGTTGATTTTTTTAATAATCAAAAAGATTTATTAAAAGAAAATTTAATTTATAAATATCTTTCAACACAATTTATTGATGAAAATATATCAATCAATAATAATAAAATAAAAGCAATAATTTTATTTATTAAAAATAAAAGAGGAAATAAAAATTATCGATTAAAAGAAAATTTATTTTTAAAAATAAAAAACCAAAAATTAATTTTTTTGAAAGATAATTTTAAAATTAATAATTAA
- the pth gene encoding aminoacyl-tRNA hydrolase: protein MKLIVGLGNPGSKYKNTRHNLGFMIIDYFLEKNNLILDKKKFNGCYLISNFNNEKYIIAKPQTYMNLSGEFVTKISSYYKIKPEDILVISDDKDQNLANFKLKNNGSSGGHNGIKNIILNLNTENFNRLKIGIGPFLKEYNLINYVLGNFSLKELEILKEKFSLYLKIIEDYLKIDFKELQEKYNGKKYQK, encoded by the coding sequence ATGAAATTAATTGTTGGGTTAGGTAATCCAGGAAGTAAATATAAAAATACAAGGCATAATCTTGGATTTATGATTATAGATTATTTTTTAGAAAAAAATAATCTTATTCTTGATAAAAAAAAATTTAATGGTTGTTATTTAATTTCTAATTTTAATAATGAAAAATATATAATTGCAAAACCGCAAACTTATATGAATTTATCAGGAGAATTTGTAACCAAAATATCTTCTTATTATAAAATTAAACCAGAAGATATTTTGGTTATTTCAGATGACAAAGATCAAAATTTAGCGAATTTTAAACTTAAAAATAATGGTTCTTCAGGTGGACATAATGGCATTAAAAATATTATTTTAAATTTAAATACAGAAAATTTTAATCGCTTGAAAATAGGAATTGGTCCTTTTTTAAAAGAATATAATCTTATAAATTATGTTCTAGGAAATTTTTCTTTAAAAGAATTAGAAATTTTAAAAGAAAAATTTTCTTTATATTTAAAAATAATAGAAGATTATTTAAAAATTGATTTTAAGGAATTACAAGAAAAATATAATGGTAAAAAATATCAAAAATAA
- a CDS encoding phosphoribosyltransferase — MGTENNYLLKTIKTDQEINKAVSNLAKILNNRFNNEKVVFIIIMKGGLYLGLDLARKCKFDIAFDFIYSNSYYLNKKLNKPKITYKKTIDLKNENIIIIDDLIDSGETIFKIIKILKKQKPLSISVIALYNKRRNNEFLKDIKKYICFSEIPPGFLLGYGLDYDEKYRNLNYLGIIKSNNIKE, encoded by the coding sequence ATGGGAACTGAGAATAATTACTTATTAAAAACAATAAAAACAGATCAAGAAATAAATAAAGCAGTTTCAAATTTAGCAAAAATATTGAATAATCGTTTTAATAATGAAAAAGTTGTTTTTATTATTATAATGAAAGGCGGATTGTATTTAGGATTAGATCTTGCAAGAAAATGTAAATTTGATATTGCATTTGATTTTATTTATTCTAATTCTTATTATTTAAATAAAAAGTTAAATAAACCTAAAATAACATATAAGAAAACAATTGATCTAAAAAACGAAAACATTATTATTATTGATGATTTAATTGATAGTGGGGAAACAATTTTTAAAATTATTAAAATTTTAAAAAAACAGAAACCGTTATCTATTTCTGTTATTGCACTTTATAATAAAAGAAGAAATAATGAATTTTTAAAAGATATTAAAAAATATATTTGTTTTTCTGAAATTCCTCCTGGTTTCTTATTGGGATATGGTTTAGATTATGATGAGAAATACAGAAATTTAAATTATCTTGGTATAATTAAATCTAATAATATAAAGGAATAA